The Streptomyces sp. P9-A4 genome contains a region encoding:
- a CDS encoding sensor histidine kinase, whose amino-acid sequence MTTHTTGATGLSGRVQHLLTRVRAADARRPWVWDAALTLFWTGAALVDASGGWRNTAPDPTVPAWQVVVLSLGLALPLCLRRRRPMAALTVMACAALGSAVSGAFLQAVYLQLIPLFHLALVRRPRTLLRALALLLPPLVTGALLYPRGSWDQHVVPTLSTYALVSLLGIVVRSRRDHNAGLVDRARRLEIERDQEVRLAAAAERTRIAREMHDIIGHNLSVITGLADGGRYAAAKNPERAAQALDAIGTTSREALAELRRLLGVLRDDEQEAARDPQPTLAALDTLITGVRKAGLPVRYEVHDDEPTARLLTPGAQLTVYRVVQEALTNTLKHAGGGARATVLLTYTAREARVEITNTGTHPTTPAAAVSSPGQGLTGMRERAALYDGTLDSGPLPTGGWQVRLRLPREESPS is encoded by the coding sequence GTGACCACGCACACCACGGGAGCCACGGGCCTCAGCGGACGCGTCCAGCACCTGCTCACCCGGGTCCGCGCCGCCGACGCCCGCCGCCCCTGGGTCTGGGACGCCGCCCTGACCCTCTTCTGGACAGGGGCGGCGCTCGTGGACGCGTCCGGCGGCTGGCGGAACACCGCCCCCGACCCGACCGTCCCCGCCTGGCAGGTGGTCGTCCTCAGTCTGGGGCTCGCCCTCCCCCTCTGCCTGCGCCGCCGCCGGCCCATGGCCGCCCTCACCGTGATGGCCTGCGCGGCCCTCGGCAGCGCCGTCTCGGGCGCCTTCCTCCAGGCCGTGTACCTCCAGCTGATTCCGCTCTTCCACCTCGCGCTGGTACGCCGGCCCCGCACCCTGCTCCGGGCCCTGGCCCTGCTCCTGCCGCCGCTCGTGACGGGCGCCCTCCTGTACCCGCGCGGCAGCTGGGACCAGCACGTCGTCCCCACCCTGTCGACCTACGCGCTCGTCTCCCTCCTCGGCATCGTCGTCCGCTCCCGCAGGGACCACAACGCCGGTCTCGTCGACCGGGCCCGCCGTCTGGAGATCGAACGCGACCAGGAGGTCCGGCTCGCGGCGGCGGCCGAACGCACCCGTATCGCCCGCGAGATGCACGACATCATCGGCCACAACCTCTCGGTCATCACCGGCCTCGCGGACGGCGGCCGCTACGCGGCGGCCAAGAACCCCGAGCGTGCTGCCCAGGCCCTCGACGCCATCGGCACGACGAGCCGCGAGGCCCTCGCCGAACTCCGCCGCCTGCTCGGCGTCCTGCGCGACGACGAGCAGGAGGCGGCCCGCGACCCCCAGCCGACCCTCGCCGCCCTCGACACCCTGATCACGGGCGTACGCAAGGCAGGCCTGCCGGTCCGGTACGAGGTCCACGACGACGAGCCGACCGCCCGACTCCTCACACCAGGCGCCCAGCTGACGGTCTACCGGGTCGTCCAGGAGGCCCTGACCAATACTCTGAAACACGCGGGCGGTGGCGCGAGGGCGACCGTTCTGCTGACGTACACCGCACGGGAGGCAAGGGTGGAGATCACGAACACGGGCACGCACCCGACCACTCCGGCAGCCGCGGTCTCCTCACCGGGCCAGGGGCTCACGGGCATGCGGGAACGCGCGGCCCTCTACGACGGCACACTCGACAGCGGCCCGCTGCCGACCGGCGGCTGGCAGGTCAGACTCCGGCTCCCCCGGGAGGAATCCCCCTCGTGA
- a CDS encoding ATP-binding protein, translated as MRDPLSVLTDAFTSFVLGKVETTRLPVRTSTGQAQAVYLPTAAPGLGDSGVIIGREVYSGKGYIYDPFQLYGQQLPAPHWLVLGESGNGKSALEKTYVLRQLRFRDRQVVVLDAQGEDGVGEWNLIAQELGITPIRLDPMVANDSGIRLNPLDPSITTTGQLALLRTIIEVAMGHGLDERSGFALKVAHAYVIEHTTDRQPILTDIVERLRHPEAESAEAMNVDIDDVRAWGLDVALVLDRLVDGDLRGMFDGPTTVGIDLDAPLIVFDLSHIDRNSIAMPILMAIVGVWLEHTWIRPDRKKRIFLVEEAWHIINSPFVAQLFQRLLKFGRRLGLSFVAVVHHLSDVVDGAAAKEAAAILKMASTRTIYAQKADEARNTGRVLGLPRWAVEIIPTLTPGIAVWDVNGNVQVVKHLITERERPLVYTDRAMTESSVSDPELEWETEQRAILIEQQVNGTSQSTVA; from the coding sequence ATGCGAGATCCGCTGTCCGTCCTCACCGATGCCTTCACCTCCTTCGTCCTCGGGAAGGTGGAGACGACCCGCCTGCCCGTCCGCACCTCCACCGGGCAGGCCCAGGCCGTCTACCTGCCGACGGCCGCACCCGGCCTCGGCGACTCCGGCGTCATCATCGGCCGCGAGGTCTACAGCGGGAAGGGGTACATCTACGACCCCTTCCAGCTGTACGGGCAGCAACTGCCCGCCCCGCACTGGCTGGTCCTCGGCGAGTCCGGCAACGGCAAGTCGGCGCTGGAGAAGACGTACGTGCTCCGCCAGCTCCGCTTCCGCGACCGGCAGGTCGTGGTCCTCGACGCGCAGGGCGAGGACGGCGTCGGCGAATGGAACCTCATCGCCCAGGAGCTGGGGATAACCCCCATCCGCCTGGACCCGATGGTCGCCAACGACTCCGGTATCCGTCTGAACCCGCTCGACCCGTCGATCACGACCACGGGTCAGCTCGCGCTGCTCCGTACGATCATCGAGGTGGCGATGGGCCACGGCCTCGACGAGCGCTCCGGCTTCGCGCTCAAGGTCGCCCATGCCTACGTCATCGAGCACACCACCGACCGGCAGCCGATCCTCACCGACATCGTCGAGCGCCTGCGCCACCCCGAGGCCGAGTCCGCCGAGGCGATGAACGTCGACATAGACGACGTACGGGCCTGGGGCCTGGACGTCGCCCTCGTCCTGGACCGGCTGGTCGACGGTGACCTCCGGGGCATGTTCGACGGCCCGACGACCGTCGGCATCGACCTCGACGCACCCCTGATCGTCTTCGACCTGTCCCATATCGACCGCAACTCCATCGCCATGCCGATCCTGATGGCGATCGTCGGCGTCTGGCTGGAGCACACCTGGATCCGCCCCGACCGGAAGAAGCGCATCTTCCTGGTCGAGGAGGCCTGGCACATCATCAACAGCCCGTTCGTGGCCCAGCTGTTCCAGCGGCTGCTGAAGTTCGGCCGCCGCCTCGGCCTGTCCTTCGTCGCCGTCGTCCACCACCTCTCCGACGTCGTCGACGGAGCGGCGGCCAAGGAGGCGGCGGCGATCCTCAAGATGGCCTCCACCCGGACCATCTACGCCCAGAAGGCCGACGAGGCACGCAACACCGGCCGGGTCCTCGGCCTGCCACGGTGGGCGGTCGAGATCATCCCGACCCTCACCCCCGGCATCGCGGTCTGGGACGTCAACGGCAATGTGCAGGTGGTCAAACACCTCATCACCGAACGGGAACGCCCGCTGGTCTACACGGACCGCGCCATGACCGAGTCCTCCGTCTCCGATCCGGAACTGGAGTGGGAGACGGAGCAGCGCGCGATCCTCATCGAGCAGCAGGTGAACGGCACTTCGCAGTCGACGGTGGCATAA
- a CDS encoding ABC transporter ATP-binding protein, whose product MIRAENLTKRYGDTTVVRDLSFTVHPGTVTGFLGPNGAGKSTTLRMILGLDAPTRGHATVDGLPYARHGAPLTRVGALLEARSVHPGRTAHHHLTALAHTHGIPGARVERVLALTGLTQVAHKRVKGFSLGMGQRLGIAAALLGDPATVVLDEPVNGLDPEGVLWIRTLLRSLAAEGRTVLVSSHLMSEMALTADHLIVIGKGRLLADTTVDALVRTSGGTSVRVVTPEADRLRALLPGAGITVDAPDTLLVTGPDAPEIGRTAAAHGVPLHELTPQAPSLEQAFMALTHDSVEYQGAPA is encoded by the coding sequence ATGATCCGAGCAGAGAACCTCACCAAGAGGTACGGCGACACCACCGTCGTCCGGGACCTCAGCTTCACCGTCCACCCCGGCACCGTCACCGGCTTCCTCGGCCCCAACGGCGCCGGAAAGTCCACCACCCTCCGCATGATCCTCGGCCTCGACGCCCCCACCCGCGGCCACGCCACCGTCGACGGCCTCCCCTACGCCCGGCACGGCGCCCCGCTCACCCGTGTCGGCGCCCTCCTCGAAGCCCGCTCCGTGCACCCCGGCCGCACCGCCCACCACCACCTCACCGCCCTCGCCCACACCCACGGCATCCCCGGGGCGCGAGTCGAGCGGGTGCTCGCCCTGACCGGCCTCACCCAGGTCGCCCACAAGCGCGTGAAGGGCTTCTCGCTCGGCATGGGCCAGCGCCTCGGCATCGCCGCCGCCCTCCTCGGCGACCCGGCCACCGTCGTCCTCGACGAACCGGTCAACGGCCTCGACCCCGAGGGCGTCCTCTGGATCCGCACCCTCCTCAGGTCGCTGGCCGCCGAGGGCCGTACCGTCCTCGTCTCCTCGCACCTGATGAGCGAAATGGCCCTGACCGCCGACCACCTGATCGTCATCGGCAAGGGCCGGCTCCTCGCCGACACCACGGTCGACGCACTCGTCCGCACCTCCGGCGGCACCTCCGTCAGGGTCGTCACCCCCGAGGCCGACCGGCTGCGCGCCCTGCTGCCGGGCGCCGGAATCACCGTCGATGCCCCCGACACCCTTCTCGTCACCGGCCCGGACGCCCCGGAGATCGGCCGCACGGCCGCCGCCCACGGCGTCCCCCTCCATGAACTCACCCCGCAGGCACCGTCCCTGGAGCAGGCGTTCATGGCCCTCACCCACGACTCCGTCGAGTACCAGGGAGCCCCCGCATGA
- a CDS encoding response regulator transcription factor: MTTVLIADDQPMQRFGFRMLLESQDDMTVVGEASNGTEAIRLVDRHHPDVVLMDVRMPGLDGIEATRRIIATGARSRILIVTTFDLDEYAYDGLRAGASGFLVKDAEPEELLAGIRAVASGDAVVAPSLTRRLLDAYIHHLPQSPTADPRPEDPRLVSLTEREREILTVIGQGWTNTEIAERLHLAESTVKTHVGRILSKTGARDRVQAVILAYDTELVTPA, from the coding sequence GTGACGACCGTTCTCATCGCCGACGACCAGCCGATGCAGCGCTTCGGCTTCCGCATGCTGCTGGAGAGCCAGGACGACATGACGGTCGTCGGGGAGGCCTCGAACGGCACCGAGGCGATCCGTCTGGTCGACCGGCACCACCCCGACGTCGTCCTCATGGACGTCCGGATGCCCGGCCTCGACGGCATCGAGGCCACCCGCCGCATCATCGCGACCGGCGCCCGCAGCCGAATCCTGATCGTCACGACCTTCGACCTCGACGAGTACGCCTACGACGGCCTGCGCGCCGGCGCCAGCGGCTTCCTGGTGAAGGACGCCGAGCCGGAAGAGCTGCTGGCCGGCATCCGCGCGGTGGCGAGCGGGGACGCGGTCGTCGCCCCGAGCCTCACCCGGCGCCTCCTGGACGCGTACATCCACCACCTGCCGCAGTCCCCCACGGCGGATCCCCGCCCGGAGGACCCCCGTCTCGTCTCCCTGACGGAGCGGGAACGCGAGATCCTCACGGTCATCGGCCAGGGCTGGACGAACACGGAGATCGCCGAACGTCTCCATCTCGCGGAATCGACGGTGAAGACCCATGTGGGCCGCATCCTGTCGAAGACGGGCGCCCGGGACCGGGTCCAAGCGGTGATCCTGGCCTACGACACCGAGCTGGTCACGCCGGCCTGA
- a CDS encoding type IV secretory system conjugative DNA transfer family protein, whose protein sequence is MESARKGGGGGGGISDGLLLSLFALLLCFTVLVWTATGLSGLFSHGAWPQGVAFTGTPSALRSLATAPTDLQAAWPSTPPGHLSGYGLFWGLLIGEAMILLVLAVFALGTVTRWRAVRANRKAGAYGTTRQPARAEPVREFSEPVRESPGPAPEDPLRKPQAPLRKPEEPEEPEEPVREEQPLREPAPPAPRRPAAEHPPTPTQAPAPTGTPRTLYGPPEARRPAAVQAIRDAEGAVLVVTSDPTVWSATKDARGKLGPVLVHDPGHLCDTPARLHWSPSEHCEDPAVAKERAVALLAPVRPHARLDAATADTAETLLHCWLHAAAVDGRPFRQVHRWAQGAGAHEPVRILRSHPKAASGHAGLLESALTAHPESRRLAQELTARALGALSSIHIREACTPNRTDSLALASFLPEGGTLYVVGEPIEDPRTHPGAMPLLTALAASVVEHGRRMAARSSDGRLDPPMTLVLDDVAAVAPLPQLPELLATGHTQGLPTLALLRSREQARSRWPEYAPNTV, encoded by the coding sequence ATGGAATCGGCACGAAAGGGAGGGGGCGGAGGCGGAGGAATCTCCGACGGGCTGCTGCTCAGCCTCTTCGCCCTCCTCCTCTGCTTCACGGTCCTGGTGTGGACGGCGACCGGGCTCTCGGGGCTCTTCTCCCACGGGGCCTGGCCGCAGGGCGTCGCCTTCACGGGCACCCCTTCGGCACTGCGCTCCCTGGCGACGGCCCCGACGGACCTCCAGGCGGCCTGGCCGTCCACCCCGCCGGGCCATCTGTCGGGGTACGGCCTGTTCTGGGGCCTGCTGATCGGCGAGGCGATGATCCTCCTCGTCCTGGCGGTCTTCGCCCTGGGCACGGTGACCCGCTGGCGAGCGGTCCGCGCCAACAGGAAGGCGGGGGCGTACGGGACGACCCGGCAGCCGGCACGGGCGGAGCCCGTAAGGGAGTTCTCGGAGCCCGTACGGGAGTCTCCGGGGCCCGCACCCGAGGACCCCCTGAGGAAGCCTCAGGCACCCCTACGGAAGCCCGAGGAGCCCGAGGAGCCCGAGGAGCCCGTACGGGAAGAACAGCCCCTACGGGAGCCCGCACCCCCGGCCCCACGCCGCCCGGCGGCAGAGCACCCCCCGACCCCGACTCAGGCCCCGGCCCCCACGGGAACCCCCCGCACCCTCTACGGCCCCCCGGAAGCCCGTCGCCCCGCCGCCGTGCAGGCCATCCGGGACGCCGAGGGCGCGGTCCTGGTCGTCACCTCCGACCCCACCGTCTGGTCCGCCACCAAGGACGCGCGCGGCAAGCTCGGCCCGGTCCTCGTCCACGACCCCGGCCACCTCTGCGACACCCCGGCCCGGCTCCACTGGTCGCCGTCCGAGCACTGCGAGGACCCGGCCGTGGCCAAGGAACGGGCGGTCGCCCTGCTGGCCCCCGTACGGCCCCACGCCCGCCTGGACGCGGCCACCGCCGACACCGCCGAAACGCTCCTGCACTGCTGGCTGCACGCCGCCGCCGTCGACGGACGCCCCTTCCGCCAGGTCCACCGCTGGGCACAGGGCGCCGGCGCCCACGAGCCGGTACGCATCCTCCGCAGCCACCCGAAGGCGGCCTCGGGCCACGCGGGCCTGCTCGAATCGGCGCTCACCGCGCACCCGGAAAGCCGCCGCCTGGCGCAGGAACTGACGGCCCGTGCACTGGGGGCACTCTCCTCGATCCACATCAGGGAAGCCTGCACCCCGAACCGAACGGATTCGCTGGCCCTGGCATCTTTCCTCCCCGAAGGGGGCACCCTCTACGTGGTGGGGGAACCGATCGAGGATCCCCGCACCCACCCCGGCGCGATGCCGCTCCTCACCGCGCTCGCCGCAAGCGTGGTCGAGCACGGCCGCCGCATGGCCGCACGGTCATCCGACGGTCGGCTCGACCCACCAATGACGCTCGTCCTCGACGACGTCGCCGCCGTGGCCCCGCTCCCCCAGCTCCCCGAGCTGCTCGCCACCGGCCACACCCAGGGCCTCCCGACCCTGGCCCTGCTCCGCTCCCGCGAACAGGCCCGGTCCCGCTGGCCGGAGTACGCGCCGAACACCGTCTGA
- a CDS encoding ABC transporter permease, translating to MTTTANPEVTPGTTPTSPGTGTGTVTLARVVHSEWHKLRTLRSTWITVLTAAALVLGVGILMGTTYTSDGGDSDVDTVVLTLYGSQLGAIALAVLGILVTAGEYATGTIRATLTAVPTRLPVLWAKAAVFTGAVLTVTFVTNLLTFLTAQLFLSDTDQAASLTDDGVLAALAGNAAGLTLLGIVALGLGAALRSVPGAIGAFVGGVLIVPEILGMLPYGAMETAVRYFPTQAAGVLGSATPLPDAPSPGAALLALLLWAAAALAVPALLLKRRDV from the coding sequence ATGACGACCACCGCCAACCCCGAGGTCACCCCCGGAACCACCCCGACGTCCCCCGGCACCGGGACCGGGACCGTCACGCTCGCCCGCGTCGTCCACTCCGAGTGGCACAAACTCCGGACCCTCCGCTCCACCTGGATCACGGTCCTCACCGCCGCCGCCCTCGTCCTCGGCGTCGGCATCCTCATGGGCACCACCTACACCTCAGACGGCGGCGACTCCGACGTCGACACCGTCGTCCTCACCCTCTACGGCTCCCAGCTCGGCGCCATCGCCCTCGCCGTCCTCGGCATCCTCGTCACGGCCGGCGAGTACGCGACCGGCACGATCCGCGCCACCCTCACCGCCGTCCCCACCCGGCTGCCCGTCCTGTGGGCGAAGGCCGCCGTCTTCACCGGCGCCGTCCTCACCGTCACCTTCGTCACCAACCTGCTGACCTTCCTCACCGCACAGCTCTTCCTCTCCGACACCGACCAGGCCGCCTCCCTCACCGACGACGGCGTCCTCGCCGCCCTCGCGGGCAACGCCGCAGGCCTCACCCTCCTCGGCATCGTCGCCCTCGGCCTCGGCGCGGCCCTCCGCTCGGTCCCGGGCGCGATCGGCGCCTTCGTCGGCGGGGTCCTGATCGTCCCCGAGATCCTCGGGATGCTCCCCTACGGGGCGATGGAGACGGCCGTCCGGTACTTCCCCACCCAGGCGGCCGGCGTCCTCGGCTCCGCCACCCCGCTGCCGGACGCCCCCTCCCCCGGCGCCGCACTCCTCGCCCTGCTCCTGTGGGCGGCGGCGGCACTCGCGGTCCCCGCGCTGTTGCTCAAGCGCCGCGACGTATGA
- a CDS encoding SCO6880 family protein → MTTQSQPVAPRRTYLVGRARPNAIVGKNRETGEIALIIAGAFLGMMSGLLVPLLPLRIALLAGLPMVAIAAVYLPYKHRTFYKWFEINRSYKRMLKRGTAYRSVVTEAGTRLDGREVEVGPPPGIGRVGWLAAPFGPDEIAVLLHADRRTVTAAIEIEGPGVGLRDSEDQEALVDRFGTLLKHVANGDGFVTRLQMLARTLPADPDAHAKDVGQRGDPHAPVWLMESYDQLQSMVSTSSEQHRAYLVACMHYTRELAAEANAMARAARHASGARKLDRDAGLAVVMARELTDICARLAEADIRVRQPLGQSRLSSLVHSMYDPDHPIDHIQAMTKRNAWPAELDAMEATYLQAKTRESSTRAPWCHATAWVKEWPMTPVGVNFLAPLLVHTPDVIRTVAVTMDLEPTEVAIERMLTEKTNDEADASRAAKMNRTVDPRDIAAHGRLDQRGEDLASGAAGVNLVGYITVSSRSPEALARDKRTIRASAGKSYLKLEWCDREHHRAFVNTLPFATGIRR, encoded by the coding sequence TTGACGACCCAGTCCCAGCCGGTCGCGCCCCGCCGTACGTATCTCGTGGGCCGCGCCCGGCCGAACGCGATCGTCGGCAAGAACCGCGAGACCGGCGAGATCGCCCTGATCATCGCCGGCGCCTTCCTCGGCATGATGAGCGGACTCCTCGTCCCCCTCCTCCCCCTGCGGATCGCACTCCTCGCCGGCCTGCCCATGGTCGCGATCGCCGCCGTGTACCTGCCGTACAAGCACCGCACGTTCTACAAATGGTTCGAGATCAACCGCAGCTACAAGCGGATGCTCAAGCGCGGCACCGCCTACCGCTCCGTCGTCACCGAGGCCGGCACCCGCCTCGACGGCCGCGAGGTCGAGGTCGGCCCGCCGCCCGGCATCGGCCGCGTCGGCTGGCTCGCCGCCCCCTTCGGCCCCGACGAGATCGCGGTCCTCCTGCACGCCGACCGCCGCACCGTCACCGCCGCCATCGAGATCGAGGGCCCCGGCGTCGGCCTGCGCGACAGCGAGGACCAGGAGGCCCTGGTCGACCGCTTCGGCACCCTCCTCAAGCACGTCGCCAACGGCGACGGTTTCGTGACCCGCCTCCAGATGCTGGCCCGTACGCTCCCCGCCGACCCCGACGCGCACGCCAAGGACGTCGGCCAGCGCGGCGACCCGCACGCGCCCGTGTGGCTCATGGAGTCGTACGACCAGCTCCAGTCGATGGTCTCCACCTCCAGCGAGCAGCACCGCGCCTACCTCGTCGCCTGCATGCACTACACGCGCGAACTCGCCGCCGAGGCCAACGCCATGGCCCGCGCCGCCCGGCACGCCTCCGGCGCCCGCAAGCTCGACCGCGACGCCGGCCTCGCCGTCGTCATGGCCCGCGAGCTCACCGACATCTGCGCCCGTCTCGCCGAGGCCGACATCCGCGTCCGCCAGCCCCTCGGCCAGTCCCGGCTGTCCTCCCTCGTGCACTCCATGTACGACCCGGACCACCCCATCGACCACATCCAGGCCATGACGAAACGAAACGCTTGGCCGGCCGAACTCGACGCGATGGAAGCGACGTACCTCCAGGCCAAGACCCGCGAGTCCTCCACCCGCGCCCCCTGGTGCCACGCCACGGCCTGGGTGAAGGAGTGGCCGATGACCCCGGTAGGCGTCAACTTCCTCGCCCCGCTCCTCGTCCACACCCCGGACGTCATCCGCACGGTCGCCGTGACCATGGACCTGGAGCCCACCGAGGTCGCCATCGAGCGGATGCTCACCGAGAAGACCAACGACGAGGCCGACGCCAGCCGCGCCGCCAAGATGAACCGCACGGTCGACCCGCGCGACATCGCCGCCCACGGCCGGCTCGACCAGCGGGGTGAAGATCTCGCCAGTGGCGCGGCAGGGGTGAACCTCGTCGGGTACATCACGGTGTCGTCGCGTTCGCCCGAGGCCCTGGCCCGGGACAAGCGCACGATCAGGGCCTCCGCCGGCAAGTCGTATCTGAAGCTGGAGTGGTGCGACCGCGAGCACCACCGGGCCTTTGTGAACACCTTGCCGTTCGCGACCGGCATCCGCCGCTAG